In Rhineura floridana isolate rRhiFlo1 chromosome 6, rRhiFlo1.hap2, whole genome shotgun sequence, one genomic interval encodes:
- the MAPRE1 gene encoding microtubule-associated protein RP/EB family member 1 isoform X1 has product MAVNVYSTSVTSDNLSRHDMLAWINESLQLNLTKIEQLCSGAAYCQFMDMLFPGSVTLKKVKFQAKLEHEYIQNYKVLQAGFKRMGVDKIIPVDKLVKGKFQDNFEFVQWFKKFFDANYDGKDYDPVAARQGQETAPAPALVVPLLNKPKKNLGSGGTDNSFVETSELKAARVDCPASLKKTAMIAPTRPMVAQRTTVSNKTGPGMVKKAPGGIGEDESAELIQQINVLKMTVEDLEKERDFYFGKLRNIELICQENEGESDPVLQRIVEILYATDEGFVIPDEGAPAEEQEEY; this is encoded by the exons ATGGCTGTTAACGTGTATTCCACTTCGGTGACAAGTGATAACTTGAGTCGACATGACATGCTTGCCTGGATCAATGAGTCCTTACAATTGAACCTGACAAAGATAGAGCAGCTTTGCTCAG GTGCCGCTTATTGTCAGTTTATGGATATGCTATTCCCTGGTTCTGTAACACTCAAGAAAGTAAAATTCCAGGCGAAGTTGGAACATGAATACATTCAAAACTACAAGGTCCTACAAGCAGGTTTTAAACGAATGGGCGTTGACAAA ATAATTCCTGTGGACAAATTAGTGAAAGGAAAATTTCAGGATAATTTTGAATTTGTTCAGTGGTTCAAAAaattctttgatgcaaactaCGATGGGAAAGACTATGACCCTGTGGCGGCTCGGCAAGGCCAGGAGACAGCACCAGCCCCTGCTCTAGTTGTACCACTACTGAACAAACCTAAGAAGAATCTTGGTTCTGGTGGCACAG ATAACAGTTTTGTGGAAACTTCAGAACTAAAGGCCGCAAGAGTAGACTGTCCTGCTTCCTTAAAGAAAACTGCTATGATCG CTCCGACAAGGCCCATGGTTGCCCAGAGAACAACAGTGTCTAATAAAACTGGACCTGGGATGGTTAAAAAGGCTCCTGGAGGAATTGGAGAAGATGAGTCGGCTGAATTGATCCAACAG ATTAACGTATTAAAGATGACTGTTGAAGATTTGGAGAAGGAAAGAGACTTCTACTTTGGAAAACTGAGGAATATTGAGCTGATTTGTCAGGAGAACGAAGGGGAGAGCGACCCTGTTCTGCAAAGGATTGTGGAGATTCTTTATGCTACAGAT GAAGGTTTTGTGATACCAGATGAAGGAGCACCAGCAGAGGAGCAAGAAGAGTATTAA
- the MAPRE1 gene encoding microtubule-associated protein RP/EB family member 1 isoform X2 — MAVNVYSTSVTSDNLSRHDMLAWINESLQLNLTKIEQLCSGAAYCQFMDMLFPGSVTLKKVKFQAKLEHEYIQNYKVLQAGFKRMGVDKIIPVDKLVKGKFQDNFEFVQWFKKFFDANYDGKDYDPVAARQGQETAPAPALVVPLLNKPKKNLGSGGTAPTRPMVAQRTTVSNKTGPGMVKKAPGGIGEDESAELIQQINVLKMTVEDLEKERDFYFGKLRNIELICQENEGESDPVLQRIVEILYATDEGFVIPDEGAPAEEQEEY, encoded by the exons ATGGCTGTTAACGTGTATTCCACTTCGGTGACAAGTGATAACTTGAGTCGACATGACATGCTTGCCTGGATCAATGAGTCCTTACAATTGAACCTGACAAAGATAGAGCAGCTTTGCTCAG GTGCCGCTTATTGTCAGTTTATGGATATGCTATTCCCTGGTTCTGTAACACTCAAGAAAGTAAAATTCCAGGCGAAGTTGGAACATGAATACATTCAAAACTACAAGGTCCTACAAGCAGGTTTTAAACGAATGGGCGTTGACAAA ATAATTCCTGTGGACAAATTAGTGAAAGGAAAATTTCAGGATAATTTTGAATTTGTTCAGTGGTTCAAAAaattctttgatgcaaactaCGATGGGAAAGACTATGACCCTGTGGCGGCTCGGCAAGGCCAGGAGACAGCACCAGCCCCTGCTCTAGTTGTACCACTACTGAACAAACCTAAGAAGAATCTTGGTTCTGGTGGCACAG CTCCGACAAGGCCCATGGTTGCCCAGAGAACAACAGTGTCTAATAAAACTGGACCTGGGATGGTTAAAAAGGCTCCTGGAGGAATTGGAGAAGATGAGTCGGCTGAATTGATCCAACAG ATTAACGTATTAAAGATGACTGTTGAAGATTTGGAGAAGGAAAGAGACTTCTACTTTGGAAAACTGAGGAATATTGAGCTGATTTGTCAGGAGAACGAAGGGGAGAGCGACCCTGTTCTGCAAAGGATTGTGGAGATTCTTTATGCTACAGAT GAAGGTTTTGTGATACCAGATGAAGGAGCACCAGCAGAGGAGCAAGAAGAGTATTAA